The genomic DNA CGGCGCAAGCGCCGAGATGGTGCGCCATGCGGCTCTGGGCGAGGGCGGCGTTGCCCTGTTCCAGTGCGTCGAGGATCTCTTCGTGTTCGTCGAAGGAGCAGGCGTTATTGCCCGGCGCCTCGACGCTGGCGATCATCAGCGTGGTGCGCGACACCAGCCGGCGCATCATGGTGACCAGCAGCGCGTTGCCCGAAAGCTCGGCCAGCGCGGTATGGAATTCGGCCGACAGGCGGATCCACTTGGGCCGCTCGTTGGTCAGGAAGGCCTGGCGCTCGGCCTCCACCATCTTGCGCAGCGGCGCGATCACGCGCTTGACGTCGCGCATGCCGGCGAGCTTTTCCAGTACCGCGCGCTCCAGCATCTGGCGCAGCTCGAACATGTCGTGCGCCTCGTCGGTGGAGGGGCTGGCGATGAAGGCGCCGCGGTTGGGCTCCAGGTCCACCATGCCGTCGGCGGCCAGGTGCGCCAGCACCTTGCGCACCGTGTGGCGCGCCGTGGCATAGATTTCGCACAGCGAGTGCTCCGTCAGCTTGGTGCGCGGGGGCAGCCGGTGCTCCATGATCGCGTCATAGATCTCGTGATACATGCGCTCCTCGACGGAGCCCTTGCGGGCGGGCTTGATTTCGGTCGGGGCGGCGGTGTCATCGGCACCGGCGATCAGCTTGAGACTCTTGGACATCTTGGCACCAGCGTATCGGTGAGGAGGGGAGCAGCGCGCCGTGGTAAGCGGGGTGAAGCGATGGCGCGCCCCAAAAATTGTTGACAATTATTTGGTTATGACGGCAATATTGTCAACAAAACCGAGCTAGGTTTTCGACAAGTCAGGGTAATTCCTGAGTTGCCATCCGGAGTGGTGCGAAGCATTGTCGCCATGCACCAGTCCAGCGCCGGGATGCGTTAGAAATACGTACCGAGCGGGCACCATTCCCACAAATGGTGCTAGTGAAGGCAGCGGCGCCTCTCACAACCCAAAGCCCTAAGGAATAACAGGATGGGACGCTTGACCACACATGTACTCGACACCGCAGCCGGCACGCCCGGCGCCGGCATGTCGATTACCCTGCATAAAATTGTCGACAATCGCAAGGAGACGCTGAAGACAGTCGTCACCAACCACGATGGCCGTTGCGACCAGCCCCTGCTGGATGGCGAGACCATGGCGGTCGGGGTGTACGAGCTCGAATTCGGCGCCGGCGATTATTTCCGCACCCAGGGCACCAAGCTGCCCGAGCCGGCATTCCTCGACGTGGTGACGCTGCGTTTCGGCATTGCCGACACCAGCGCGCATTACCACGTGCCGTTGCTGGTCTCCCCTTGGTCGTACTCGACCTACCGCGGTAGCTGAGCGCGGCAACGGGCAATAAAGGAGACAAGACATGGAAGGCTATATCCTCGACTGGGCCAATCTGCTGCTGCGCTGGGTGCACGTCATCACGGCGATCGCGTGGATCGGTTCCTCGTTTTATTTCGTCTGGCTCGACAACAGCCTGACCCGTCCCGACGACCCCGACCTGCAGGAGAAGGGCGTGGGCGGCGAGCTGTGGGCGGTGCACGGCGGCGGCTTCTACAACCCGCAGAAATACCTGACCGCGCCAAAGACACTGCCGGAGAACCTGCACTGGTTCTACTGGGAGTCGTATTCCACCTGGATGACCGGCTTCGGCCTGCTGGTGGTGCTGTACCTGTTCAACGCCAGCACGTTCCTGATCGACAAGAACGTGATGGACATGTCGCCGGGCGCGGCAATCGGGTTTGCGCTGTCCTACCTCGGCGTGGGCTGGCTGGTGTACGACTGCATCTGCCGCGTGTTCGGCAAGAGCGACCGCACCGTCGGCATCCTGGTGGCGATCTACGTGGCGCTGGCCGCGTTTGTCGCCTGCCACGTGTTCTCGGGCCGCGCGGCGTTCCTGCTGACCGGCGCGATGATCGCGACCATCATGAGCGCCAACGTGCTGGTGTGGATCATCCCGGGGCAGCGCAAGGTGGTTGCCGCGCTGCGCGCGGGCGATCCGGTGGACCCGGTGCATGGCAAGAACGCCAAGCAACGCAGCGTGCACAACACCTACTTCACGCTGCCGGTGCTGTTTGCCATGCTGTCGAACCACTACAGCATGACCTACAGCTACAAGTACAACTGGGCCGCGCTGGTGCTGATCATGCTGGCCGGCGTGCTGATCCGCCAGTTCTTCATCCTCAAGCACAAGGGCAAGATCAACGTCGCGTGGCCTGCTGCCGGCGTGGCCGTGCTGGCGGTGGTAGCGGTGATGATCGCGCCGGTGCAGCGTGAGGTGGTTGCCGGCAAGGACGGCGCCGCCGCCACGCAGGTGAGCTTCACCAAGGTGCAGGAAGTCATCAACTCGCGCTGCATCCAGTGCCATGCCGCCGCGCCGAAGATGATGCCAAGCGCTGCCAAGGGCATCAAGCTGGATACGGCCGACGAGATCAAGGCGCATGCGCAGCTGATCTATCAGCAGGCGGTGCAGCAGAAGGCCATGCCGCTGGGCAATGTCACGCAGATCACGGATGACGAGCGTGCGCTGCTGGGGCAGTGGTTTGA from Cupriavidus sp. D39 includes the following:
- the uraH gene encoding hydroxyisourate hydrolase; protein product: MGRLTTHVLDTAAGTPGAGMSITLHKIVDNRKETLKTVVTNHDGRCDQPLLDGETMAVGVYELEFGAGDYFRTQGTKLPEPAFLDVVTLRFGIADTSAHYHVPLLVSPWSYSTYRGS
- a CDS encoding GntR family transcriptional regulator; protein product: MSKSLKLIAGADDTAAPTEIKPARKGSVEERMYHEIYDAIMEHRLPPRTKLTEHSLCEIYATARHTVRKVLAHLAADGMVDLEPNRGAFIASPSTDEAHDMFELRQMLERAVLEKLAGMRDVKRVIAPLRKMVEAERQAFLTNERPKWIRLSAEFHTALAELSGNALLVTMMRRLVSRTTLMIASVEAPGNNACSFDEHEEILDALEQGNAALAQSRMAHHLGACADRVQPDEPGNFDLRSVLGHST
- a CDS encoding urate hydroxylase PuuD; this translates as MEGYILDWANLLLRWVHVITAIAWIGSSFYFVWLDNSLTRPDDPDLQEKGVGGELWAVHGGGFYNPQKYLTAPKTLPENLHWFYWESYSTWMTGFGLLVVLYLFNASTFLIDKNVMDMSPGAAIGFALSYLGVGWLVYDCICRVFGKSDRTVGILVAIYVALAAFVACHVFSGRAAFLLTGAMIATIMSANVLVWIIPGQRKVVAALRAGDPVDPVHGKNAKQRSVHNTYFTLPVLFAMLSNHYSMTYSYKYNWAALVLIMLAGVLIRQFFILKHKGKINVAWPAAGVAVLAVVAVMIAPVQREVVAGKDGAAATQVSFTKVQEVINSRCIQCHAAAPKMMPSAAKGIKLDTADEIKAHAQLIYQQAVQQKAMPLGNVTQITDDERALLGQWFEAGAKTTN